Proteins from one Antennarius striatus isolate MH-2024 chromosome 12, ASM4005453v1, whole genome shotgun sequence genomic window:
- the LOC137605263 gene encoding exosomal polycystin-1-interacting protein-like: MEMHHNTVSSAPLPWSLWLLFLLTPVAPVAADVALLFDSGAPTHHLRNCSCPAPVRGCDEALANALCRCHTVPRSALPPAGLGGHERLTVWVKERWVLQELLNGSRVGHLHLSFCGLPPMDGENVALLGLRTLRIHSTAPGATYPHQEMTITPSVGVAAQLEALTCGAPPSLHVTLLDLAVLSGVSPLKAYTLVGPTAHTLHQNLPHLGLPLLDLTPPASPDDPPGAAEPVLFTFIY, translated from the coding sequence ATGGAGATGCATCACAACACCGTCTCCTCCGCTCCGTTGCCATGGTCACTGTGGTTGCTGTTCCTCCTGACCCCCGTCGCCCCGGTGGCCGCCGACGTGGCGCTGCTGTTCGACAGCGGCGCCCCCACCCACCACCTGCGGAACTGCAGCTGCCCGGCGCCGGTGCGGGGGTGCGACGAGGCCCTGGCCAACGCGCTGTGCCGATGCCACACCGTCCCACGCTCCgccctgccccctgctggcctcGGGGGGCATGAGCGGCTGACCGTGTGGGTGAAGGAGCGCTGGgtgctgcaggagctgctgaaCGGGAGTAGGGTGGGGCACCTGCACCTGTCCTTCTGTGGGTTACCCCCCATGGACGGCGAGAACGTGGCCCTCCTGGGGCTGAGGACCCTCAGGATCCACAGCACAGCGCCGGGGGCCACCTACCCCCACCAGGAAATGACAATCACCCCCTCTGTAGGGGTGGCAGCACAGCTAGAAGCCCTCACCTGCGGCGCCCCCCCTTCCCTCCACGTCACGCTTCTGGATCTGGCGGTTCTCAGTGGTGTCTCCCCCCTGAAGGCCTACACCCTGGTGGGACCCACCGCCCACACCCTCCACCAGAACCTCCCCCACCTGGGTTTGCCCCTCCTGGATTTGACACCTCCTGCTTCTCCCGATGACCCCCCAGGAGCAGCAGAGCCCGTCCTCTTCACCTTCATCTACTga
- the LOC137604983 gene encoding interferon alpha/beta receptor 2-like isoform X3 has protein sequence MASLELLLLHLHLVVCVYLPAPANVTILSFNMEHTLSFTPGADTPFGTLFAVEILGSRRKSWRPVSGCSHLMVGQTCNLTQAFKNPFRHYQARVQAFAPNQTSDWTLTGLFQPLIDTILGPPDVSVSGCGNCLVLQLRVPTSVVVENLKDVHRELLIHVQRTRDGAQFRLSPHFQEEILISYLQPGVEYCVTVAVKTLFNSNALPSRPHCAFTSPPPPAASDLVGYGVLSAVSISGFLLLGFFLHRCRLGLRLRRRRLSSSPSDSLPRGQTGGAAPPGRPGQTSAPQVHKDGSADCLLLEHRPVQPMRSCSERGKEDSHIGC, from the exons ATGGCGtccctggagctgctgctgctgcatctaCATCTGG TGGTGTGTGTTTACCTCCCCGCCCCCGCCAACGTTACCATCCTCTCCTTCAACATGGAGCATACCCTCAGCTTCACGCCCGGTGCCGACACACCCTTCGGGACCCTCTTCGCCGTGGAAATCCTCGGGTCCAG GAGGAAGTCATGGAGACCGGTGTCTGGCTGCTCACACCTGATGGTGGGACAGACGTGTAACCTGACCCAAGCCTTCAAGAACCCGTTCCGTCACTACCAAGCCCGGGTCCAGGCCTTCGCCCCCAACCAGACGTCCGACTGGACACTAACCGGGCTGTTCCAGCCGCTGATAGACA CCATTCTGGGACCGCCAGACGTGTCCGTCTCCGGATGTGGGAACTGCCTGGTTCTGCAGCTCAGAGTGCCGACGTCTGTGGTTGTGGAGAATCTGAAGGACGTCCACAGGGAGCTCCTGATCCACGTGCAGAGGACCAGGGATGGAGCTCAG TTCAGACTCAGTCCACATTTCCAGGAGGAGATCCTGATCTCGTACCTGCAGCCAGGTGTGGAGTACTGCGTGACCGTCGCCGTGAAAACCCTCTTCAACTCCAACGCCCTCCCCAGCCGACCTCACTGCGCCTTCACCAGCCCTCCTCCCCCCGCCGCCTCTG ACCTGGTGGGCTATGGCGTTCTGAGCGCCGTCAGCATTTCTGGGTTCCTCCTCCTTGGGTTCTTCCTCCACCGGTGTCGTCTGGGCCTCCGGCTGCGGCGCAGGCGCCTGTCGTCGTCCCCG TCTGACTCCCTCCCCCGAGGCCAGACGGGTGGAGCCGCCCCGCCCGGACGCCCGGGTCAGACCTCAGCCCCCCAGGTCCATAAGGACGGATCAGCTGACTGCCTCCTGTTGGAGCACAGACCTGTTCAGCCAATGAGGAGCTGCTCTGAGAGGGGGAAGGAAGACAGTCACATAGGATGttag
- the LOC137605509 gene encoding uncharacterized protein codes for MNCLPLVSYLVLLLNSALGSLPAPINVTVYSVNFHHVLHWAPGPGTPAGTRYKVFRKEGRKQKRLFKSRTTSMKLSLSPPTEEFLLMVQAFYNRTLTSDPSTVRFTPYTDTVIDPPDLSLVGCGTCIHINVSMPKAGVDIHSFYFPLYRVVYQKRQGKEMTYDTDDRTFTLRNLQHGTEYCVQVHPVISLNRNTAPSDRKCVFTSAVETSRGPLIVGTVVAVAIVVGGVLTALVCFLYQTGFICKLKAVLPRGPVAALSRGFILMPEKTIPDLVFIVPEVTKKNKPQNPPPETEGSDLEEEEDEEEGGIAVYVDRTRELSSGEASCRGSTDAWGNRTPIPSGDSGGVEEEEEDEESAEESEGCLIPEEAQKGLEEDVTEEVALDSGGDVDLLSLTLTALTQYEEEERKTKDAADNCRWMEVERLLHTDSETESCDQTASCDQTASCDQTAVETLDFTGAEVQEEEEEEEEEEEEEEEEFSGYMKQMVGMTWLFCFGCSPGCLRCRQVSGRAGDVIIRRHKHKHSRSVFFRVKVRIFLEFLGCFSQLGLLLAIFGIFYLWVAPPSKWITLLSWNKERHLTLLSPAMSELPRPVDLTLNSSYFNHILGWKPGPGTPSGVHYRVAMTTTASSSWVPVAGCEHVEDPTRCNLTHAFSDRTQVYLTQVTAVLEGRTSPPNTHPGFQPIRDTYLDPPLLSVTSCDVNLCVDLRPPLEHLSDVYRSFHYHLRIQTNGVESVRVTEFMRREVLDNLAPGRRSCVSVRFSGILVHRKSNYSQPVCASTAAGHHKDVLLSVLLCLLVFSGPVVVALLVATGYVSLRRRPLPFILTSIHHVDRMLVLAPSCTTLTTLLSVEPTAPSSGDKWNDRTLTEENEPGENGSAGRSGGGNYTIKVDLNQLLPPSSSPFLPLPEPPTSPSSHQTSDSFDSPPPSNETPPWGSDRRASVPLADTLTGGGGIKPDEEEEALGGGGDKEVNLLTLTFGWKDEEEEGKEGEEPNDDGSCASDSASVLPTQTEEGGSEMFSPAVEVEEEEEENSGYILHPYVFRN; via the exons ATGAACTGTCTGCCCCTCGTTTCTTATCTGGTGTTGCTGCTCAATTCTG CTCTAGGTTCCCTCCCTGCTCCCATCAACGTTACTGTCTACTCCGTCAACTTCCACCACGTCTTGCACTGGGCCCCGGGCCCCGGAACCCCGGCAGGAACGCGCTACAAAGTGTTCAG GAAGGAGGGAAGAAAACAGAAACGTTTATTTAAGTCTCGCACGACGTCGATGAAGCTGAGCCTCTCTCCCCCCACTGAGGAGTTCCTCCTGATGGTCCAGGCGTTCTACAACCGGACCCTGACCTCAGACCCCTCCACGGTCCGGTTCACACCTTACACAGACA CTGTAATAGATCCTCCGGATCTCTCCCTGGTTGGATGTGGAACCTGCATCCACATCAATGTTTCAATGCCGAAGGCCGGAGTCGACATCCATTCGTTCTATTTCCCTCTTTACAGAGTCGTCTATCAGAAACGCCAGGGAAAG GAGATGACCTACGACACCGACGACAGGACCTTCACGCTGAGGAACCTGCAGCACGGCACTGAGTACTGCGTCCAGGTTCACCCCGTGATCAGCCTGAACAGGAACACCGCGCCCtcggacaggaagtgtgtgtttacCAGCGCCGTGGAGACGAGCAGAG GGCCTCTTATTGTAGGTACAGTTGTTGCCGTGGCCATTGTCGTCGGGGGAGTCCTGACGGCGCTGGTGTGTTTTCTCTACCAAACCGGATTCATCTGTAAACTGAAGGCAGTTCTGCCCAGAGGACCAGTG GCGGCCCTGAGCCGAGGCTTCATCCTGATGCCAGAGAAGACGATTCCTGACCTGGTCTTCATCGTTCCAGAGGTGACGAAGAAGAATAAACCTCAGAACCCCCCACCTGAGACCGAGGGCTccgacctggaggaggaggaggatgaagaggagggcggGATTGCCGTCTACGTGGACAGAACCAGAGAACTGTCCTCTGGTGAAGCGTCCTGCAGGGGCTCCACCGACGCATGGGGGAACAGAACGCCGATCCCGTCAGGAGACtccgggggggtggaggaggaagaggaggatgaagagtcaGCTGAAGAATCAGAGGGCTGTTTGATCCCTGAGGAGGCTCAAAAGGGACTAGAGGAGGATGTGACGGAGGAGGTGGCGTTGGACAGCGGGGGCGACGTGGACCTGCTGTCACTCACCCTCACAGCGTTGACTCAgtacgaggaagaggagcggaaGACGAAGGACGCTGCAGACAACTGCAGGTggatggaggtggagcgttTGCTGCACACAGACTCAGAGAcggagtcatgtgaccagacaGCGTCATGTGACCAGACAGCGTCATGTGACCAGACAGCTGTGGAGACACTAGACTTTACAGGTGCTGAagtacaggaggaagaggaggaggaagaggaggaggaagaggaggaggaagaggagttctCTGGATACATGAAAC AGATGGTTGGGATGACATGGCTGTTCTGCTTTGGATGCTCACCTGGCTGCCTCAGGTGTCGGCAGGTGAGTGGGCGGGCTGGTGACGTCATCATCAGGCGCCACAAGCACAAACACTCCAGGAGTGTGTTTTTCAGAGTTAAAGTGagaatttttttagaatttttggGATGTTTTTCACAATTGGGTTTGCTGCTAGCTATTTTTGGAATATTCTACCTGTGGGTTGCCCCGCCCAGTAAATGGATCACACTCCTTTCCTGGAATAAGGAACGCCATTTAACCCTTTTGTCTCCAGCTATGAGTGAACTCCCCCGGCCGGTCGACCTGACTCTGAACTCCAGCTACTTCAACCACATATTGGGATGGAAACCAGGACCTGGGACTCCCTCAGGAGTCCACTACCGTGTCGCCATGACGACCACAGC GTCGTCCTCCTGGGTGCCTGTGGCGGGCTGCGAACACGTCGAGGACCCGACGCGGTGTAACCTCACACACGCCTTCTCCGACCGGACACAGGTGTACCTGACGCAGGTGACGGCGGTGCTGGAGGGGCGGACGTCCCCGCCGAACACCCATCCAGggtttcaaccaatcagagaca CCTACTTGGACCCGCCCCTTCTGTCCGTGACGTCGTGTGACGTGAACCTGTGTGTGGACCTCCGGCCCCCCCTGGAGCACCTCAGCGACGTCTACAGGTCCTTCCATTACCATCTCCGGATCCAGACCAACGGCGTGGAGAGCGTCCGG GTCACCGAGTTCATGAGACGAGAGGTTCTGGATAATCTGGCCCCTGGCAGACGGTCCTGTGTGTCAGTCCGCTTCTCAGGCATCCTGGTGCACAGGAAGTCCAACTACAGCCAGCCTGTGTGCGCTTCCACCGCTGCCGGCCACCACAAAG ATGTGTTGCTGTCGGTCCTGCTGTGTCTGCTGGTGTTCTCTGGGCCGGTCGTCGTGGCGCTGCTGGTTGCTACCGGTTACGTCTCTCTGAGGAGGAGGCCGCTGCCGTTCATACTG ACGTCCATCCATCACGTCGACAGGATGTTGGTTCTCGCTCCTTCCTGTACGACCCTGACGACCCTCCTGAGCGTTGAGCCGACGGCGCCCTCTTCAGGTGACAAGTGGAACGACCGGACTTTAACAGAGGAGAATGAACCGGGCGAGAATGGGAGCGCtgggaggagtggaggagggaATTATACGATAAAGGTGGACCTCAACCAGCTCTTGCCCCCCTCTTCATCTCCTTTCTTGCCCTTACCTGAGCCCCCAACAAGCCCCTCCTCCCATCAGACGTCAGACTCGTTCGATTCGCCGCCTCCTTCAAACGAGACCCCGCCCTGGGGGTCTGACCGCCGAGCATCAGTACCCCTTGCAGACACTTTgaccggaggaggaggaatcaagccagatgaagaggaggaggcgttGGGAGGCGGGGGCGACAAGGAGGTCAACCTGCTCACGTTAACCTTTGGCTggaaggacgaggaggaggaggggaaagagggggaggagccaaatGATGATGGTTCTTGTGCTTCAGACTCTGCTTCAGTCCTGCCCACACAAACAGAAGAGGGGGGATCAGAGATGTTTTCACCTGCTGTtgaggtagaggaggaagaggaggagaactcTGGATATATTCTCCATCCGTATGTTTTTCGGAACTGA
- the LOC137604983 gene encoding interferon alpha/beta receptor 2-like isoform X1 produces MGGGWRPWSCCCCIYIWVPDVSSSSVVVCVYLPAPANVTILSFNMEHTLSFTPGADTPFGTLFAVEILGSRRKSWRPVSGCSHLMVGQTCNLTQAFKNPFRHYQARVQAFAPNQTSDWTLTGLFQPLIDTILGPPDVSVSGCGNCLVLQLRVPTSVVVENLKDVHRELLIHVQRTRDGAQFRLSPHFQEEILISYLQPGVEYCVTVAVKTLFNSNALPSRPHCAFTSPPPPAASDLVGYGVLSAVSISGFLLLGFFLHRCRLGLRLRRRRLSSSPSDSLPRGQTGGAAPPGRPGQTSAPQVHKDGSADCLLLEHRPVQPMRSCSERGKEDSHIGC; encoded by the exons ATGGGGGGAGGATGGCGtccctggagctgctgctgctgcatctaCATCTGG GTTCCTGACGTCTCTTCCTCATCTGTAGTGGTGTGTGTTTACCTCCCCGCCCCCGCCAACGTTACCATCCTCTCCTTCAACATGGAGCATACCCTCAGCTTCACGCCCGGTGCCGACACACCCTTCGGGACCCTCTTCGCCGTGGAAATCCTCGGGTCCAG GAGGAAGTCATGGAGACCGGTGTCTGGCTGCTCACACCTGATGGTGGGACAGACGTGTAACCTGACCCAAGCCTTCAAGAACCCGTTCCGTCACTACCAAGCCCGGGTCCAGGCCTTCGCCCCCAACCAGACGTCCGACTGGACACTAACCGGGCTGTTCCAGCCGCTGATAGACA CCATTCTGGGACCGCCAGACGTGTCCGTCTCCGGATGTGGGAACTGCCTGGTTCTGCAGCTCAGAGTGCCGACGTCTGTGGTTGTGGAGAATCTGAAGGACGTCCACAGGGAGCTCCTGATCCACGTGCAGAGGACCAGGGATGGAGCTCAG TTCAGACTCAGTCCACATTTCCAGGAGGAGATCCTGATCTCGTACCTGCAGCCAGGTGTGGAGTACTGCGTGACCGTCGCCGTGAAAACCCTCTTCAACTCCAACGCCCTCCCCAGCCGACCTCACTGCGCCTTCACCAGCCCTCCTCCCCCCGCCGCCTCTG ACCTGGTGGGCTATGGCGTTCTGAGCGCCGTCAGCATTTCTGGGTTCCTCCTCCTTGGGTTCTTCCTCCACCGGTGTCGTCTGGGCCTCCGGCTGCGGCGCAGGCGCCTGTCGTCGTCCCCG TCTGACTCCCTCCCCCGAGGCCAGACGGGTGGAGCCGCCCCGCCCGGACGCCCGGGTCAGACCTCAGCCCCCCAGGTCCATAAGGACGGATCAGCTGACTGCCTCCTGTTGGAGCACAGACCTGTTCAGCCAATGAGGAGCTGCTCTGAGAGGGGGAAGGAAGACAGTCACATAGGATGttag
- the LOC137604984 gene encoding interleukin-10 receptor subunit beta-like, protein MSACVPAFILTLFALCGSAGASVALGGPTNVRMNSYNMDLVLRWDPPEGPNSSMVVYTTRLGHKEGCVNTSSLQCDFTRLKVFYSEFGNYTGRVRVLRGGQRSDWVESNPVALDQDTIIGPPNVTLFASGASIEVSIKDPAFSVSTLRDVYGSVTYNVTYWEDSQRDKARRISNTQQDRLVLSDLEVWTRYCFQVQIKTRNPKPSVPSRTVCETTGDRERAPWVAAVVAFLVLAAAASLVTVAVVNRKRITHFLCPKDTLPQHLKQYLLEPPDTSRSLITWNPQPADVIYHQVSVTTDSSPVEEGRPLEAAESNCSQQPDVTVKERDGEEKE, encoded by the exons ATGTCTGCGTGTGTTCCTGCCTTCATCCTGACGCTGTTCGCCCTCTGCGGATCCGCAG GTGCATCGGtggccctggggggccccaccAACGTCCGAATGAACTCCTACAACATGGACCTGGTGCTGAGGTGGGACCCGCCGGAGGGACCCAACAGCAGCATGGTGGTCTACACCACACGGCTGGGCCACAA AGAGGGTTGCGTGAATACCTCCTCCCTCCAGTGTGACTTCACTCGTCTCAAAGTCTTCTACAGCGAGTTTGGGAACTACACCGGCAGAGTCCGTGTCCTGAGGGGGGGGCAGCGCTCCGACTGGGTGGAGAGTAACCCCGTGGCCTTGGACCAGGACA CCATCATCGGACCCCCCAACGTCACCCTCTTCGCCAGCGGGGCTTCCATCGAGGTCAGCATCAAGGACCCGGCGTTCTCCGTCTCCACGCTGAGGGACGTTTACGGGTCAGTCACCTACAACGTCACCTACTGGGAGGACAGCCAGAGGGACAAg GCCAGACGGATCAGCAACACCCAGCAGGACCGGCTGGTCCTCAGCGACCTGGAGGTCTGGACCAGGTACTGCTTCCAGGTCCAGATCAAGACCAGGAACCCGAAGCCCAGCGTGCCCAGCAGAACCGTGTGTGAGACCACCGGCGACA GAGAACGGGCCCCCTGGGTGGCGGCGGTGGTGGCATTCCTCGTCCTGGCCGCAGCTGCGTCCCTGGTGACTGTCGCCGTGGTGAACCGGAAACGCATCACCCACTTCCTGTGTCCGAAAGACACGCTGCCACAGCACTtaaagcag taCCTGCTGGAACCCCCGGACACGTCGCGGTCCCTCATCACGTGGAACCCTCAGCCAGCTGACGTGATTTACCACCAGGTGAGTGTCACCACGGACAGCAGCCCTGTGGAGGAAGGGCGCCCTCTGGAGGC
- the LOC137604983 gene encoding interferon alpha/beta receptor 2-like isoform X2: MGGGWRPWSCCCCIYIWVPDVSSSSVVVCVYLPAPANVTILSFNMEHTLSFTPGADTPFGTLFAVEILGSRKSWRPVSGCSHLMVGQTCNLTQAFKNPFRHYQARVQAFAPNQTSDWTLTGLFQPLIDTILGPPDVSVSGCGNCLVLQLRVPTSVVVENLKDVHRELLIHVQRTRDGAQFRLSPHFQEEILISYLQPGVEYCVTVAVKTLFNSNALPSRPHCAFTSPPPPAASDLVGYGVLSAVSISGFLLLGFFLHRCRLGLRLRRRRLSSSPSDSLPRGQTGGAAPPGRPGQTSAPQVHKDGSADCLLLEHRPVQPMRSCSERGKEDSHIGC, from the exons ATGGGGGGAGGATGGCGtccctggagctgctgctgctgcatctaCATCTGG GTTCCTGACGTCTCTTCCTCATCTGTAGTGGTGTGTGTTTACCTCCCCGCCCCCGCCAACGTTACCATCCTCTCCTTCAACATGGAGCATACCCTCAGCTTCACGCCCGGTGCCGACACACCCTTCGGGACCCTCTTCGCCGTGGAAATCCTCGGGTCCAG GAAGTCATGGAGACCGGTGTCTGGCTGCTCACACCTGATGGTGGGACAGACGTGTAACCTGACCCAAGCCTTCAAGAACCCGTTCCGTCACTACCAAGCCCGGGTCCAGGCCTTCGCCCCCAACCAGACGTCCGACTGGACACTAACCGGGCTGTTCCAGCCGCTGATAGACA CCATTCTGGGACCGCCAGACGTGTCCGTCTCCGGATGTGGGAACTGCCTGGTTCTGCAGCTCAGAGTGCCGACGTCTGTGGTTGTGGAGAATCTGAAGGACGTCCACAGGGAGCTCCTGATCCACGTGCAGAGGACCAGGGATGGAGCTCAG TTCAGACTCAGTCCACATTTCCAGGAGGAGATCCTGATCTCGTACCTGCAGCCAGGTGTGGAGTACTGCGTGACCGTCGCCGTGAAAACCCTCTTCAACTCCAACGCCCTCCCCAGCCGACCTCACTGCGCCTTCACCAGCCCTCCTCCCCCCGCCGCCTCTG ACCTGGTGGGCTATGGCGTTCTGAGCGCCGTCAGCATTTCTGGGTTCCTCCTCCTTGGGTTCTTCCTCCACCGGTGTCGTCTGGGCCTCCGGCTGCGGCGCAGGCGCCTGTCGTCGTCCCCG TCTGACTCCCTCCCCCGAGGCCAGACGGGTGGAGCCGCCCCGCCCGGACGCCCGGGTCAGACCTCAGCCCCCCAGGTCCATAAGGACGGATCAGCTGACTGCCTCCTGTTGGAGCACAGACCTGTTCAGCCAATGAGGAGCTGCTCTGAGAGGGGGAAGGAAGACAGTCACATAGGATGttag